Proteins from a genomic interval of Polyodon spathula isolate WHYD16114869_AA chromosome 1, ASM1765450v1, whole genome shotgun sequence:
- the LOC121302653 gene encoding transcription factor LBX2-like, whose product MTSTKEMKAGSVLQSSREDRRRGPQDQLPPAANSNKPLTPFGIEDILNKPSIKKSTVRRCAPTVLEKVTGSAALRNGVTTPSSPLCALEELASKTFKGLEVNVIQAAEGREHLNAFGQKQVTKKRRKSRTAFTNHQIYELEKRFLHQKYLSPADRDQIAQQLGLTNAQVITWFQNRRAKLKRDLEEMKADVESLKKIPSQALDTLVNMKDLDEPQRSSEVVSPSISPSSQRLGVFPQSPQSSSRDQTTDEFSEEDEEIKVDD is encoded by the exons ATGACCTCTACAAAGGAAATGAAGGCAGGCTCGGTTTTACAATCTAGTAGGGAAGACAGGAGACGGGGTCCCCAAGATCAGCTGCCACCCGCGGCCAATTCCAACAAGCCACTGACCCCCTTCGGTATTGAAGATATTCTTAACAAGCCCTCAATCAAGAAATCCACAGTCAGACGCTGTGCGCCGACCGTTCTGGAGAAAGTGACCGGCTCTGCAGCTCTCAGGAACGGCGTGACCACTCCTTCCTCTCCGCTGTGTGCCCTCGAGGAACTTGCCAGTAAAACTTTTAAAGGTCTGGAAGTCAATGTAATCCAAGCGGCTGaag gtcGTGAGCACCTGAACGCATTCGGACAGAAGCAGGTCACAAAAAAGAGGCGAAAGTCTCGCACAGCCTTCACCAACCACCAGATCTACGAGCTGGAGAAAAGGTTTTTGCACCAGAAATACCTGTCGCCCGCAGACAGAGACCAGATCGCTCAGCAGCTGGGTCTTACCAATGCGCAGGTCATTACCTGGTTTCAGAACAGGCGAGCCAAACTCAAGAGGGACCTGGAGGAGATGAAAGCAGACGTTGAATCTCTAAAGAAGATCCCATCCCAGGCCCTGGATACTCTTGTGAACATGAAAGACCTCGATGAACCCCAACGCAGCTCAGAGGTAGTCTCCCCCAGCATCTCCCCATCATCACAGCGACTCGGGGTCTTTCCACAGTCACCCCAGTCATCTTCCAGGGACCAAACCACAGACGAGTTTTCAGAAGAGGACGAAGAAATCAAAGTTGacgattaa